A genomic stretch from Gemmatimonadaceae bacterium includes:
- a CDS encoding serine/threonine-protein kinase has product MSETSQLLAEILTDRYRIERQIGQGGMATVYLAEDLKHERQVALKVLRPELGAVLGTERFLAEVKITARLDHPHILTLIDSGSAGGLLYYVLPFVRGESLRDLLDREQQLSLEQALAITKHIASALDYAHRKGVVHRDIKPENILLQEGEAMLADFGIALAVQESGGSRLTETGLSLGTPYYMSPEQATGERALDARSDLYSLASVLYEMLVGEPPITGKTTQAVIAKLLTESPMHVRTVRNTVPEHIDAAIAKALSKVPADRFTSVADFSRALEAAPVAAPNAVGNAAAMPSARSRSRPALIAASLAGIAVIGTVGWMAANGKFTREDTSAALRDRTQLTFTGKISAPTLSADGKQLAYFTRECTGADCRYALDVQDVGSTTTRRVTEGATAAYALEWSPDRRNLMVNGTIGGKYGTFIASALGGAPRFLTPGAATFYAGGDSLLLGPAGASETNFYVRVAGLDGTVRDSVRVPGPGGLLSSLVSIPGTTRFVALVIQQAHGLWQVLERDGTVTDKLLNSCTCGAAASRDALWMTRAGPTAAEAVVRVALDPSNGKFSAHQDTIYSGRFTNLSVTADGTQMAVDDGSYTFSVIAGNLADLMAGKVPAGAPLMQASNRVSAFVSPDGERLLMRRSVPTPNGADELRYSIAPFAGGAETPLNLAGQVVGAQWYDSVTVLVRSLNSTGSHLARVDIRTGSASGAIDVPDSVLTSVTALPNGWAWIPTARDRVIVDERGKRHEIAKPAWFDNFLQVDASPDGSRLAVVGWGLSTGDTVRVDVVPTAGGEMTAWSRSFAETATANWLADGSLAFTVWSGTDAADIRQLTGPGQEKRIGAVAHVATQMTLSSNLKRATIMWRDYRGDAWMYRVVKP; this is encoded by the coding sequence ATGTCTGAGACGTCCCAGTTGCTCGCGGAGATTCTCACCGATCGCTACCGCATCGAACGCCAGATTGGCCAGGGCGGCATGGCCACCGTATACCTCGCCGAGGACCTCAAGCATGAGCGACAGGTGGCGCTCAAGGTGCTGCGGCCCGAGCTGGGCGCGGTGCTCGGCACCGAGCGGTTCCTCGCTGAAGTCAAGATCACGGCGCGCCTCGATCATCCGCATATCCTGACGCTCATTGATTCGGGCAGTGCGGGCGGGTTGTTGTACTACGTGTTGCCCTTTGTGCGCGGGGAATCGCTGCGCGATCTGCTGGACCGTGAACAGCAGTTGAGCCTCGAACAGGCGCTGGCCATCACGAAGCACATTGCGAGCGCGCTCGACTACGCGCATCGCAAGGGGGTCGTGCATCGCGACATCAAGCCCGAGAACATCCTGCTGCAGGAAGGCGAAGCGATGCTGGCCGATTTCGGTATCGCATTGGCCGTGCAGGAGTCGGGTGGCAGCCGTCTCACAGAGACGGGTTTGTCGCTGGGCACGCCGTACTACATGAGTCCCGAACAAGCCACGGGAGAGCGCGCCCTCGACGCACGCAGTGACTTGTATTCACTGGCGTCCGTGCTGTACGAGATGCTGGTGGGTGAGCCGCCAATCACGGGCAAGACCACGCAAGCCGTGATTGCCAAGCTGCTCACGGAATCGCCGATGCATGTGCGGACCGTGCGAAACACGGTGCCGGAGCATATCGACGCGGCAATTGCCAAGGCGTTGTCGAAAGTGCCGGCCGATCGCTTCACGTCGGTCGCCGATTTCAGTCGCGCACTCGAGGCGGCACCGGTGGCCGCCCCCAACGCCGTCGGAAACGCCGCGGCAATGCCATCAGCCCGTTCGCGTTCGCGCCCCGCGCTGATTGCGGCATCTCTGGCGGGCATTGCCGTTATCGGAACCGTTGGCTGGATGGCGGCGAACGGGAAATTCACGCGCGAAGACACGTCGGCCGCGCTGCGCGATCGCACGCAGCTCACGTTCACCGGCAAGATCAGTGCGCCCACGCTCTCCGCCGACGGCAAGCAACTGGCCTACTTCACGCGCGAATGCACTGGCGCCGACTGCCGCTACGCGCTGGACGTGCAGGATGTGGGCAGCACCACGACGCGCCGCGTGACGGAAGGGGCGACGGCCGCATACGCACTCGAGTGGAGCCCCGACCGCCGCAACCTGATGGTAAACGGCACGATTGGGGGGAAGTACGGCACCTTCATCGCGTCGGCCCTCGGGGGCGCGCCGCGCTTCCTCACGCCGGGCGCTGCGACATTCTATGCTGGCGGCGACTCGCTGCTGCTGGGACCGGCCGGCGCCTCAGAAACCAACTTCTATGTGCGCGTCGCGGGATTGGACGGCACCGTACGCGACAGCGTGCGGGTTCCCGGTCCCGGCGGCCTGCTGTCATCGCTGGTGTCCATTCCCGGCACCACGCGATTTGTAGCGCTGGTGATTCAACAGGCGCACGGGTTGTGGCAGGTGCTCGAACGGGACGGCACCGTGACCGACAAGCTGCTCAACTCCTGCACGTGTGGCGCCGCGGCATCGCGCGATGCGTTGTGGATGACGCGCGCCGGACCGACGGCGGCCGAAGCGGTGGTGCGAGTCGCCCTCGATCCATCCAACGGAAAGTTTTCGGCCCATCAGGATACGATTTACAGCGGCCGGTTCACCAACCTGTCGGTGACGGCCGATGGCACGCAGATGGCCGTCGATGATGGCAGCTATACGTTTTCCGTAATCGCGGGCAATCTGGCCGACCTGATGGCGGGCAAGGTGCCGGCTGGCGCACCGCTCATGCAGGCCTCCAATCGCGTCAGCGCGTTTGTCTCGCCGGATGGCGAACGATTGCTGATGCGACGCAGCGTGCCCACGCCCAATGGGGCCGATGAACTGCGCTATTCCATCGCGCCCTTCGCGGGCGGTGCCGAAACGCCGCTCAACCTGGCGGGGCAGGTGGTCGGCGCGCAGTGGTACGACTCGGTGACGGTGCTCGTTCGCTCGTTGAATTCCACCGGGTCACACCTTGCGCGCGTCGACATTCGCACTGGGTCGGCAAGTGGCGCCATCGACGTACCCGATTCCGTGCTTACCAGTGTGACCGCCCTGCCGAATGGCTGGGCGTGGATTCCCACTGCGCGCGACCGGGTGATTGTCGACGAGCGAGGCAAGCGACATGAGATTGCCAAGCCGGCGTGGTTCGACAACTTCTTGCAGGTGGATGCGTCGCCCGACGGATCACGCCTGGCCGTGGTCGGCTGGGGGCTTTCCACGGGCGATACCGTGCGTGTCGATGTGGTGCCGACCGCCGGCGGCGAGATGACGGCCTGGTCCCGATCGTTCGCCGAGACCGCCACTGCGAACTGGCTGGCTGACGGGTCGCTGGCGTTCACCGTCTGGAGCGGCACCGATGCGGCCGATATTCGTCAACTGACCGGCCCCGGCCAGGAGAAGCGGATTGGCGCGGTCGCCCATGTCGCGACGCAGATGACCCTGTCGAGTAACCTCAAGCGCGCGACCATCATGTGGCGCGACTACCGAGGCGACGCCTGGATGTATCGCGTGGTGAAGCCATGA